The Seriola aureovittata isolate HTS-2021-v1 ecotype China chromosome 16, ASM2101889v1, whole genome shotgun sequence genomic interval GGCCCTGGAGCCCCCCGACCCCCCTGACCCCCCGACCCCCGCTGTTGGAAAGTGACTAACGGCGCCTTACTGATCAGACACATCACATTTTGGTGAGACGTCATTTCAAGTGGAGCAACTAAGGTAAGACGGTCAGAGAGATTAGCGTCTTGCTCGGTGCGAGCCGTGGGTCCATGCTGGTGGTTTTGAGTTCTTCGGGACTGACGGTTTACATAGCGGCCATCTTGCTGGCCTCTCGGACCCCGCTGAGGTAGGCTCCTGTCACAGTCTGAGGGAAGTGTCTGTTGGTCGCCTGGTGACAAACAACAGTGACGACAAATCaatgaaaatcttttttgacttgtcatagcaggaaaaacacaagtgtgATTTATAACATTATAAAAAGGCTGCTGCCATTTACATGAGCTGGTTCCAGGACGCTGTGCATGTGGCTCACTGGATATACGTCTGATTAGATTTCTacttttttaatagttttaatttaCATATCTTTTTTACTAATGGTTGTTGGTCTTAATTACTCTTAATGGTTAAATTCATACGtatcatttttgtgtttgttttaatctgtcTAGTGTTTTATCTTCACATAGTTTTTAGTAACTCACGCCTCGAGCAGCAGTTTGAGTTTCCACCTGGAATCaaatgtgctgtataaataaagctttgctGCCTCACCAGCACGTCTCCCTGAGGCTGAtcatcacaatcacaatcagATCACTTTATACAAACAGAAATAAGCAACAGTGAGAAAGCTGTTGTTACCTCGCCGGCGAAGAACACTTTTCCCTGAACGTCCTCAGCGAGGATGTCGTAGGCCTCTCCGCTGCCCCCCGTCTTCACGAAACTGTAGGACATCTGGGACCACGTGTCTTTGCTCCAGTGAGTGATGAAGAAACGCAGCGGCTCTGGGACTTCCTGTCGAGGGTGACGAGAGGGAAACGACCACAgcaatcagaaaaaaaatcgTGTGAATCTACCAGAGGAAACGGCCGGCGCATTCCCGAATTTTTGAGTCCTTTTCCATCATGAAGTAAAGAAACTGAGGAGCTTTACTGACACTTGAAAcagaaactttatttatccccttggGGAAATCCATGAGTGTGATTGGTCTTTGCAGGACGTGACATCATTACCTGTTCCTTGAAAAGTTCACGCAGAACCTTCATGCACTCGTCCACCACCTCCTTGTCCTCCATGTCCCGAACGGCGGGCACGGCGTCCCCGGTGATGACGGACATGAGGACGGCCTGTTTTCCCTGCAGATACACAGACGAGGTCAACGTGGAAAATCGGGGAATTACTCATATAGAACTACTCTGAAAACTTGGTAAGATGCCGACTGCATCCAAATCCCCCGACTTCATACTAAAGTATAAACTTCCTTCATATAAACTTTATCACACAGTGGgaactttttgtgacttttggaTTTACTTGTTGAATATCTTTaactaaaaagacatttttagagtttgtttgttctttgtggAGCTTGATTGGTCGTTGgtagtttgattttaaatgtcgGGACAGAGacctgataaaaataaaacttagaaataaaaacttaGAAAGTTCAGTGGGGAGAGTATTTTCCTTGTAACTGAGCAGTGAGatgatgtttgtgtctttgtcctGAGAGTGAAAGGAGAGAATCGAACCTGTGGCTCCATGTCATAGAAGACACTGAACATGCCTCTCTTGTCAGGACCTGGAGGGATGTGACCAAAGTAATCCGCCCCCTGGATCTTGTTGTCCCAGAATCTGTACGGGAACTGAAGAGCGATCTGCAGatccacacacagaaacatatttcATCTCTGAAACTTACAAACTCACAGAAAGGAAGGGACAATGAACCGGGTGGTACCTTCTCTATGATACCGACTCCCAGACTGTGGATTGCTTTCAGTTTCCTGTCAGGAAGCGGAGGGTTGAACTGAATCGAGTTCTTCTGAAGTAAAGTCAACGGGACCGTCACAAGAACCTGAACGAGGAAAAGATGTGAAAGTAAAAAGTCATTAACTATAAAAAGATTCAACATTCTCTGAAATGTCACGTTTTAATATAAAGTCTTCATGGATATATTTTCACCTTCTGTGCCGTCCACTGAGAACCATTGGAGGAGGTAACTTTGACAACGTCCCCTGAGTAGTCGATGGCCTGAAcctaaaataatttaaaaatacaaaatgaaaatactcatttatttttcacaatgagatttatttctgcttttatttatataaaaataaaatctggaaTCAAAAAACGGAAAAAACGAACCGGACACTTTGTGCGGACGTCGAGACCTTCGGCCAGTTTGTGGAGTAGAACAGAGTAGCCCTTAGTGAGTAAAGTGTGGTCTCCTGAGAACTGGGCAAAGAACTCATTGTGGTCCCAGGATCTTGCTGAtacctgcaaacaaacaaacaaacaaacaaacaaacaaagtaaatataaagaacattttcataACCTAAACACATCACACCACACGCCAGCATTTATTAATCTGATTAATCTGGTGACTTCCTGTTTATATCAACCGTCCAATAGGAATCCTTCTACTCAGACACCTGGCAGCTCTTGTTCACACCTGGTCTAACGTGCTTCCACAGGCGTACTCCAGGTTGCTGAGATGAAACTGAAGCACTTTCTCCTCCAACTCACTGAACTGGATCCCAGACTCCTGCAGGAAGTTCTTCTTCACTTCCTGGACTTTCtctgcagaaataaaaacacattacaatCATCTGTAAACCAGATTAAAGGAGACATTGTTTGACACTCAGTCAGCACGACTTCTGTTTCCCTCTCATAACCTTGTATTGATCATACTCACACTGAAATAACCAGCGCTGAAACATACATGCTCTTTCACAGCAATGACATTTGAAATCTCTATAGCTCATTATCTTGACAAGTTTAATCAGATAATGATCCAGTAAAACACCAGAGTTTCTCTTATCCAAAACAGTCACTTTTCTCTACCTGCCACCATATTGTATAATAAACTATCAACGCTGTTGTTTCCATCTGTAAAGTGACTTTCCTGAACCTCAGTGAACGTCACACTTCTGATTAAGACGTTGATGATGTTAACAGCGCAGCACCTCCCAGTGGCGTGTCCTGGTTCTGCGACTTGTCCTTCCTCCACTCCGACACCACGTCCAGGATGGCGTTAAAGTGGAAGTCCATGCGCTTGTCGATGGACGGGTCGGTGGCCTGTCCTCCCTCCTGGAAGAGGTCACAGCGCTCGCCCAGCTTGTGCATCTTGATGCCGATCTGCAACACAAGAGTAAGAAGGAAACATATAATCCATGTAATGTGCTTTGTTTAGCTGCGTTTAtttacaccagacttcagagagaaaaatttTAATTCATGGTAAATGATCAGATCTGCCCCAAATTTCAATGGGTTGTTCCCTGGCCCCTCCCCcgtccctccaccaagtttggtgcaaatcggttcagtattTTTTGAccaatcctgctgacaaacaaacaacatgagtGAATTTATCACTTTTCAATAACAGTGGCacatatttcaattttttatttattatgacatttttactttttatgtttatattttatctttataatctTACTTCTTATTCTCTATTCTTTGTTGGTACATTTCCATTCTTGAGGGAGCAACTGTGATGTAATCTGATTTCCccctggggatcaataaagttttttgatTCTGATACTGAAAACATAACGTCCTCAGTGGAGGTGATAAAGATAAATCATAATCTGTCTGAGCGCAGGATTTCTTACCTGTTCACACATCAGGGCGATGGGGTTGTTCACACAGCCGTTGACGATCTGAGCTCCTCGACCGACAGTGACGCCCAGAGACGTGTCATCCCACACTCGCCCTCCGATTCGCTCCCGTGCCTCCAGCAGCACCACCTGTGAATCCATGGAGATGAAGAGTAACGGGGTGAAACATGAGGTCAGCGAAGACGTGCAACAGGATCTGAGTGAGGTGAAGTGTTTTAACCTGAGTGCCAAAGTTTTGCAGCTGTCTTGCAGCAGCCAATCCTGAAGCTCCGGCGCCGATGACGATGACGTTCTTCTGCaaaaatgaggaaatgaaaatgaagtccTGTAAAccttaaacaaaaaaagtctttaaCATAAACATATAGATGGGTGCTGCTGTGTCACGATCAAGTGAAGACGACGACACTCACGGAGCGGTATCTTTCAGGGAGGAGGGGCTGTTTGACCGACAGCACACCCGTGTTGATCAGACCCTTCCTGGTCATGAAGTTGAGCACCCGGTCCATCTCCTGCACGCAGCGCACACGCACCAGCCCCCGGACGATGATGTGCAGCGCACATTTCTGAGACGTCAGCatctcctttaaaaaaagacaaatagttTCACTATTTCACTTCTTGCTGGTTTAGAGTTTTTTAATCcactttttacacatttattagGATTTTTGTTCCTGGTTCAAAACCTAAAAGGGGAAAACATGAAAAGGCACGGTGTGTTTGCAGGTAAGTGTCACTGGCAGGTGTCACCTTGCAGTTCTTGTGCCAGGACGCCAGGATGAGGTTACGTAAGGCCAGGTACATGGTGGGATCACGGGAAAACTCCGGGAACTCGTAAAGCTCATCCAGCTCCATCATGTCCGGCCGCACACACAGAGCCTTGCCACACTCGTTGGGCTGGTAGAAGGGCTGGAAGTACGGACACAGACCTGGAACTGAGGAACACATTATGAAAACCCACATTACTGTCGTCTGGACCGATGTCTCCGTCAGTAACAGACTCACTCTGCGGCTGCACAGCTCTGCAGTGATCCCCCCTCAGCTCAGACAGGGACACGTTGCTGGGGGAGCCTGACGGACTCATGCCCACACAGTCGGGGTAATAGGCGGAGAGGAAAGGGCTGGCTGGACTCTCTTTAAACAGCGGCGGCAAAATCAGCATCGAATGCcaccagctgtcagtcacctcCGCCACTCTCTGTCACAACACAACGGCTCGTTGGTTAAAGAGGGTGTCACTTATTCTATCTACCTATCaatcattcaatcaatcaatcaatcagttaaaCAATGTAAcgcaaagtgctttacagaataaaagcaataaaaaaaaacaaacccaccacctctcacaaacacacaacgaCAATAAAATGAGACGataa includes:
- the LOC130183578 gene encoding lysine-specific histone demethylase 2; this translates as MLKCKNPCQKLTQTSINPGVFKGAPRAAMLSDADYSGNASGARRARKRSSGESPGDGQTLRSSGRQINVRVKRTNNPPPGQSKRKATDTEEEDDQSEKKYRKCEKAGCSATYPVCFASASERCAKNGYTSRWYHLSCGEHFCNECFDHYYRSHKDGYEIFASWKKVWTSNGKSEPSLKAFMADQQLPFWVQCTKPDCRKWRQLTKEIQLTASLAATYRCGMKFNNIKTEGPDQCSQPEDLRVAEVTDSWWHSMLILPPLFKESPASPFLSAYYPDCVGMSPSGSPSNVSLSELRGDHCRAVQPQIPGLCPYFQPFYQPNECGKALCVRPDMMELDELYEFPEFSRDPTMYLALRNLILASWHKNCKEMLTSQKCALHIIVRGLVRVRCVQEMDRVLNFMTRKGLINTGVLSVKQPLLPERYRSKNVIVIGAGASGLAAARQLQNFGTQVVLLEARERIGGRVWDDTSLGVTVGRGAQIVNGCVNNPIALMCEQIGIKMHKLGERCDLFQEGGQATDPSIDKRMDFHFNAILDVVSEWRKDKSQNQDTPLGEKVQEVKKNFLQESGIQFSELEEKVLQFHLSNLEYACGSTLDQVSARSWDHNEFFAQFSGDHTLLTKGYSVLLHKLAEGLDVRTKCPVQAIDYSGDVVKVTSSNGSQWTAQKVLVTVPLTLLQKNSIQFNPPLPDRKLKAIHSLGVGIIEKIALQFPYRFWDNKIQGADYFGHIPPGPDKRGMFSVFYDMEPQGKQAVLMSVITGDAVPAVRDMEDKEVVDECMKVLRELFKEQEVPEPLRFFITHWSKDTWSQMSYSFVKTGGSGEAYDILAEDVQGKVFFAGEATNRHFPQTVTGAYLSGVREASKMAAM